From the Gordonia bronchialis DSM 43247 genome, one window contains:
- a CDS encoding ABC transporter permease: MTTTIERAEKSRAITTREARGEAKTSVSFAETVRQSLSMAYRGVLKIRHNPEQLFDVTIQPIIFTLMFTYIFGGAISGNVHDYLPVIIPGILVQTVIMTSIVTGTQLREDMDKGVFDRFRSLPIARISPLAGALLADVIRYLVATTLTIVMGVIMGWRPEFWGVIASALLVMICSFAVSWIFALMGCLMNKASAVQGISMLIMFPLTFMSNAFVPVETMPGWLQAFVNINPVSHLVTAVRELTNSGHVGIHVVWALLGAAIITVVFAPLAVKAYMRNT; the protein is encoded by the coding sequence ATGACCACAACCATCGAACGCGCGGAGAAGTCCCGCGCCATCACCACCCGCGAAGCGCGCGGCGAGGCCAAGACCTCGGTGAGCTTCGCCGAAACCGTGCGTCAGTCGTTGTCCATGGCCTACCGCGGCGTGCTGAAGATCCGGCACAACCCCGAGCAACTGTTCGACGTGACGATCCAGCCGATCATCTTCACCCTGATGTTCACCTACATCTTCGGTGGCGCGATCAGCGGCAACGTGCACGACTATCTGCCGGTCATCATCCCCGGCATCCTTGTGCAGACCGTGATCATGACCTCCATCGTCACCGGCACCCAGTTGCGCGAGGACATGGACAAAGGTGTGTTCGACCGCTTCCGGTCGCTACCCATCGCGCGCATCAGTCCGCTGGCCGGTGCCCTGCTCGCCGACGTCATCCGCTACCTGGTGGCCACCACGCTCACCATCGTCATGGGTGTCATCATGGGCTGGCGTCCCGAGTTCTGGGGAGTCATCGCCTCGGCACTACTGGTGATGATCTGCAGCTTCGCCGTGTCCTGGATCTTCGCTCTGATGGGCTGCCTGATGAACAAAGCGTCTGCGGTCCAAGGCATCTCGATGCTCATCATGTTCCCACTGACCTTCATGTCGAATGCCTTTGTGCCGGTGGAGACCATGCCGGGCTGGCTGCAGGCCTTTGTCAACATCAATCCGGTGAGTCACCTCGTCACCGCAGTTCGTGAACTCACCAACTCCGGACATGTCGGCATCCACGTCGTGTGGGCGCTGCTCGGCGCCGCCATCATCACCGTCGTGTTCGCACCGCTGGCCGTCAAGGCCTACATGCGCAACACCTGA